The following are encoded together in the Bacillus cereus group sp. RP43 genome:
- the glgA gene encoding glycogen synthase GlgA, producing MNILFAVSECVPFIKSGGLADVAGALPKELKKLGVNVRIILPNYSLIPKELREGCTLHKVINVPLGWRNQYCGILKGEQDGITYYLIDNEYYFKRDSLYGHYDDGERFSYFSKAVLECIPHLDFEVDVLHSHDWHTAMVNFLLREKYQDNPLYEHIKTVYTIHNLQFQGVFPPEVMYDLLELGHEYFHNEQLEFYGNVNFMKGGIIASDQITAVSPTYKEEIQYEFFGEKLDGLLRKHNDKLSGIVNGIDTSVYNPETDPYITAQYSAESLDEKNENKRALQRYFGLPEKEDTPVISMVTRLTKQKGLDLVRTVFREIMEEDVQCIILGSGDSEYEQFFEWMAYEYPEKVKVYIGFNEALAHQVYAGSDLFLMPSLFEPCGLGQLIALAYGTIPIVRETGGLNDTVHSYDEDTGIGNGFSFTNFNAHDMLHTILRAIEFYQDKPVWDKLVKQAMTEDYSWGKSALAYKKLYKSLME from the coding sequence GTGAATATTTTATTTGCAGTATCAGAATGTGTACCGTTTATTAAATCCGGAGGTCTAGCTGATGTAGCAGGAGCGCTCCCAAAAGAATTAAAAAAATTAGGAGTGAATGTTCGCATTATACTTCCAAACTACAGTCTTATTCCGAAAGAGCTAAGAGAAGGATGTACGCTTCATAAAGTAATTAACGTTCCTCTTGGATGGAGAAACCAATATTGCGGGATTCTAAAAGGTGAGCAGGATGGGATTACGTATTACTTAATAGATAATGAATATTATTTTAAGAGAGATTCTCTATATGGCCATTATGATGATGGGGAGCGTTTTTCTTATTTTTCAAAAGCAGTTTTAGAGTGTATCCCACATCTTGATTTCGAAGTAGATGTTCTTCATAGTCATGATTGGCATACAGCTATGGTTAATTTCTTACTTCGTGAAAAGTATCAAGATAACCCGTTATATGAGCATATTAAAACGGTATATACGATTCATAATTTGCAGTTCCAAGGTGTATTTCCTCCTGAAGTGATGTACGACTTACTGGAGCTTGGTCATGAATATTTTCATAATGAACAGCTTGAGTTTTATGGAAACGTGAACTTTATGAAAGGCGGTATTATCGCATCTGACCAAATTACAGCGGTTAGCCCGACATATAAAGAAGAGATTCAATATGAGTTTTTCGGTGAGAAGTTAGATGGATTGTTACGAAAGCATAACGATAAGCTTAGTGGTATTGTAAATGGAATTGATACGAGCGTATATAATCCAGAAACAGATCCATATATTACGGCTCAGTATAGTGCAGAGTCGCTAGATGAAAAGAATGAAAATAAACGCGCATTGCAGCGTTATTTTGGTTTACCAGAAAAAGAAGATACACCAGTTATTTCGATGGTAACACGATTAACGAAGCAAAAGGGGCTTGATCTAGTACGTACTGTATTCCGTGAAATAATGGAAGAAGATGTACAATGTATTATTTTAGGGTCAGGCGATTCTGAATACGAGCAGTTCTTTGAATGGATGGCATATGAGTATCCAGAAAAGGTAAAAGTATATATTGGGTTTAATGAAGCGTTAGCGCACCAAGTGTATGCGGGAAGCGATTTGTTTTTAATGCCATCGCTGTTTGAACCATGTGGACTTGGACAACTTATTGCGCTAGCATATGGCACGATTCCAATTGTAAGAGAAACAGGCGGATTAAATGATACTGTACACTCTTACGATGAGGACACTGGAATTGGGAATGGCTTTAGCTTTACGAATTTTAATGCGCATGACATGTTACATACGATTCTTCGTGCAATTGAGTTTTATCAAGATAAACCGGTATGGGATAAGCTTGTAAAGCAAGCGATGACTGAAGATTATAGCTGGGGGAAATCTGCTCTTGCATACAAGAAATTGTATAAAAGTCTCATGGAATAA
- the glgP gene encoding glycogen phosphorylase has product MFTHVESFKSAFLEKLETMYGKSFKDSTTRDQYNTLGHMVREYMNSQWIATNESYRSGDQKQMYYLSIEFLLGRLLGSNILNLGIRDVCEKGLFELGISLHELEEIEADAGLGNGGLGRLAACFLDSLASLNLPGHGCGIRYKHGLFDQKIVDGYQVEFPEQWLLHENVWEVRRHDQAVEVSYFGNVEPLEIDGRLEFRHTNAEVIMAVPYDVPVVGYETSTVNTLRLWNAEPVPFPQNCKDILKYKRETEAVSEFLYPDDTHDEGKILRLKQQYFLVSSSLQNIVRMHRERHGSLRQLHEKIAIHINDTHPVLAIPELMRILLDEEKLTWEEAWHITTQTISYTNHTTLSEALEKWPIHIFKPLLPRIYMIIEEINERFCHELWDRYSYDWKRIEDMAIIAHDLVKMAHLAIVGSHSVNGVAKIHTEILKQREMRLFYEFYPDKFNNKTNGIAHRRWLMKANPQLTNLISEAVGDEWKKEPIKLQALQNFIHDTSFQEKLAGVKQERKIILAERIHNKMGITIDPNSIFDVQVKRLHAYKRQLLNVLHILYLYNRLKEDTSFSFYPRTFIFGAKASPGYYYAKKIIKLINELARKVNTDPYVSQFMKVIFLENYRVSLAEDIFPAADVSEQISTASKEASGTGNMKFMMNGAITLGTLDGANIEIKDRVGDDACFIFGLTADEVLHYYQNGGYRASDYYHHNMHIKKVVDQLTNGFFAQSGAEFEAIYDSLVIQNDEYFVLRDFSPYAERQDAVGRAYENRQKWMEMSILNIAQSGHFASDRTILQYSNEIWGIGNTVKLF; this is encoded by the coding sequence ATGTTTACTCATGTTGAAAGCTTCAAATCCGCTTTTCTAGAAAAATTAGAAACGATGTATGGGAAAAGTTTCAAAGATTCTACAACTCGTGATCAGTATAATACGCTCGGTCATATGGTACGTGAGTATATGAATAGTCAATGGATTGCAACGAATGAAAGTTATCGTTCTGGAGATCAAAAACAAATGTATTATTTATCCATTGAGTTTTTACTTGGGCGTTTGCTTGGCAGTAACATATTAAATTTAGGTATCAGGGATGTATGTGAAAAAGGACTTTTTGAACTTGGAATTTCTTTGCACGAGTTAGAAGAGATTGAAGCAGATGCAGGACTTGGAAATGGTGGACTTGGACGTTTAGCAGCCTGTTTCCTCGACTCGCTTGCTTCTTTAAACTTACCAGGACATGGCTGTGGTATTCGTTATAAGCATGGTCTGTTTGATCAAAAAATTGTTGATGGCTATCAAGTAGAATTTCCAGAACAGTGGCTTCTTCATGAAAACGTTTGGGAAGTAAGAAGGCATGACCAAGCCGTAGAAGTAAGTTATTTTGGAAACGTTGAACCACTAGAAATCGATGGACGTTTAGAGTTCAGGCATACAAATGCAGAAGTTATTATGGCAGTACCATACGACGTTCCAGTTGTCGGGTATGAAACAAGTACTGTAAATACGCTTCGGCTTTGGAATGCAGAGCCAGTTCCTTTCCCGCAAAATTGTAAGGATATTTTGAAATATAAGCGTGAAACAGAGGCCGTATCGGAGTTTTTATATCCAGATGATACGCATGATGAGGGGAAAATACTTCGTTTGAAACAACAGTATTTCCTCGTATCATCAAGTTTGCAAAATATCGTTCGTATGCATAGGGAGAGACACGGTAGTCTTCGTCAGTTACATGAAAAAATCGCGATTCATATAAACGATACACATCCGGTTCTAGCAATTCCAGAACTTATGCGTATTTTATTAGACGAAGAAAAATTGACATGGGAAGAAGCTTGGCACATAACAACGCAGACGATTTCCTATACGAATCATACGACATTATCAGAAGCGCTTGAGAAATGGCCAATTCATATTTTTAAACCGTTATTACCGAGAATTTATATGATTATTGAAGAAATTAATGAACGTTTCTGTCATGAGCTTTGGGACCGTTATTCGTACGATTGGAAGCGTATTGAGGACATGGCCATTATTGCGCATGATCTTGTGAAAATGGCTCATTTGGCGATTGTTGGTAGCCATAGCGTTAACGGTGTGGCGAAAATTCATACAGAAATTTTAAAGCAGCGTGAAATGCGATTGTTCTATGAATTTTATCCAGATAAGTTTAATAATAAAACGAATGGAATTGCTCATAGGCGCTGGTTAATGAAGGCGAACCCGCAGCTGACGAATCTTATTTCGGAAGCGGTTGGGGATGAGTGGAAGAAAGAGCCGATTAAGCTGCAAGCGTTGCAAAACTTCATACATGATACTAGTTTTCAAGAAAAGCTTGCAGGGGTAAAGCAAGAGCGTAAGATTATTTTAGCGGAGCGCATTCATAATAAAATGGGGATCACGATTGATCCAAATTCTATTTTTGATGTGCAAGTGAAAAGGCTACATGCTTATAAACGACAGTTATTAAATGTTCTTCATATTTTGTACTTGTATAACCGTTTAAAAGAGGATACTAGTTTTTCATTTTACCCGCGTACTTTTATTTTTGGAGCAAAAGCATCACCTGGTTATTATTATGCGAAGAAAATTATTAAATTAATAAATGAGCTTGCAAGAAAAGTAAATACCGATCCGTACGTAAGTCAATTTATGAAAGTTATCTTTCTAGAAAACTACCGAGTTTCTTTAGCGGAAGATATATTCCCGGCGGCAGATGTAAGTGAACAAATTTCAACTGCGAGTAAAGAAGCTTCAGGAACAGGTAACATGAAATTCATGATGAATGGTGCAATTACACTCGGAACGTTAGATGGAGCTAATATTGAAATAAAAGACCGGGTCGGTGATGATGCTTGCTTCATTTTCGGTTTAACAGCGGATGAGGTTCTTCATTACTACCAAAATGGTGGATATCGTGCAAGTGACTATTATCACCACAATATGCACATTAAAAAAGTAGTAGACCAGTTAACGAATGGTTTCTTTGCACAGTCGGGAGCTGAATTTGAAGCGATTTATGATTCTCTCGTTATTCAAAATGATGAATACTTCGTTCTTCGAGATTTTAGCCCATATGCTGAAAGACAAGATGCTGTTGGAAGGGCATACGAAAATAGGCAGAAATGGATGGAAATGTCGATTTTGAACATTGCACAATCGGGGCATTTTGCGAGTGATCGAACAATTTTGCAGTACAGTAATGAAATTTGGGGTATTGGTAATACTGTTAAACTTTTTTAG
- a CDS encoding lipase family protein, which translates to MRTPLSFDKDTAILLASCCDLTYEQYKQNGIFEIPDGFQYVQGFQGKAIQTMEWFGFILESEDTIIVAFRGTQTDTDWIIDSLVNQRPYPYALNSGNVHNGFLSIYESCRDPIMDMLVSLPAHKKLLATGHSLGGALATLHILDARINTAFAQYGLYTFASPKVGDIAFRNYYKLQVASSFRFVNLFDVVPLLPPRNINFNDRDWEYAHVHHNMTFTKNTKSITNNHSITTYKTCLTSHF; encoded by the coding sequence ATGCGTACTCCTTTATCCTTTGATAAAGATACTGCCATATTGTTAGCATCTTGCTGCGATTTAACGTATGAACAATATAAACAAAATGGGATTTTTGAAATACCTGATGGATTCCAATATGTACAAGGCTTTCAAGGAAAAGCGATTCAAACGATGGAATGGTTTGGGTTCATATTAGAATCTGAAGATACGATTATTGTAGCTTTTAGGGGCACACAAACAGATACAGATTGGATTATTGATTCACTCGTCAACCAAAGGCCATACCCATACGCTTTAAATAGTGGAAATGTTCATAACGGCTTTCTTTCAATTTATGAATCTTGCCGGGACCCCATTATGGATATGCTCGTGTCATTACCAGCCCATAAGAAACTTCTTGCAACAGGCCATAGCTTAGGAGGTGCACTCGCTACACTACACATACTAGATGCACGTATAAATACTGCCTTCGCACAGTATGGTCTTTATACATTTGCCTCTCCAAAAGTTGGAGATATCGCCTTTCGAAATTATTATAAACTGCAAGTGGCTAGTAGCTTTCGTTTCGTCAACTTATTCGATGTCGTTCCACTTCTCCCTCCCCGAAACATAAATTTTAATGATCGTGATTGGGAATATGCACACGTCCATCACAACATGACATTTACGAAAAATACAAAATCCATTACGAATAATCATTCCATTACAACATACAAAACATGTCTGACCTCTCATTTTTAA
- a CDS encoding TIGR00266 family protein: MQAHEIEYKLYGDDMQFVEIELDPEESVIAEAGAMMMMEDHIEMETIFGDGSGPSSGLFGKLMGAGKRLVTGESMFMTVFTNTGHGKRHVSFAAPYPGKIIPVDLTEYQGKVVCQKDAFLCAAKGVSIGIEFTKKIGTGFFGGEGFIMQKLEGDGLAFMHAGGTVYKRELKPGEKLRIDTGCLVAMTKDVNYDIQFVGKVKTALFGGEGLFFATLEGPGTVWIQSLTLSRLAARLTSPAAQNSGEGSVLGGLGRLLDGKE, translated from the coding sequence ATGCAAGCACATGAAATCGAGTATAAATTATATGGCGATGATATGCAGTTTGTTGAAATTGAATTGGATCCAGAAGAAAGCGTTATCGCAGAGGCTGGCGCAATGATGATGATGGAAGATCATATCGAAATGGAAACGATTTTCGGTGATGGTTCTGGACCATCTAGTGGTCTATTCGGTAAATTAATGGGCGCAGGTAAACGTCTCGTTACAGGTGAAAGTATGTTTATGACTGTATTTACAAATACAGGTCATGGCAAACGACACGTATCATTCGCCGCTCCTTATCCTGGGAAAATTATTCCTGTTGATTTAACAGAATACCAAGGAAAAGTAGTCTGCCAAAAAGATGCATTTCTTTGTGCTGCAAAAGGTGTTTCTATCGGAATTGAGTTTACTAAAAAAATAGGAACTGGTTTCTTCGGTGGTGAAGGTTTCATCATGCAGAAACTTGAAGGTGATGGTCTAGCTTTCATGCATGCAGGCGGAACTGTATATAAGCGTGAATTGAAACCTGGCGAGAAACTTCGCATTGATACAGGTTGTCTCGTTGCAATGACAAAAGATGTTAACTACGATATTCAATTCGTTGGAAAAGTAAAAACAGCTCTATTTGGCGGCGAAGGTTTATTCTTCGCAACGTTAGAAGGTCCTGGAACAGTTTGGATTCAGTCCTTAACACTTAGCCGCTTAGCAGCACGCCTTACAAGCCCAGCAGCTCAAAATAGCGGTGAAGGCAGCGTTTTAGGCGGACTTGGCCGTCTTTTAGATGGGAAAGAATAA
- the cspD gene encoding cold-shock protein CspD, with amino-acid sequence MQTGKVKWFNGEKGFGFIEVEGGEDVFVHFSAIQGDGFKTLEEGQEVSFEIVDGNRGPQAANVTKN; translated from the coding sequence ATGCAAACAGGTAAAGTTAAATGGTTTAACGGCGAAAAAGGTTTTGGCTTCATCGAAGTTGAAGGCGGAGAAGACGTATTCGTACATTTCTCAGCTATTCAAGGCGACGGCTTCAAAACTTTAGAAGAAGGTCAAGAAGTTTCTTTCGAAATCGTTGATGGAAACCGCGGACCACAAGCAGCTAACGTTACAAAAAACTAA
- a CDS encoding yteA family sporulation protein, which produces MLTPQQINQFKSSLEKQQQEIEQTIQTHENEDRASQRDSVGELSSYDNHPGDMATELYEREKDFGLIEFWHKQLEDTKHALQKIKAGTYGICEVSGEEIPFERLEAMPTATTCIQHTTNKLDMKTRPVEEEVLNPSFHKHDEDHSVEYDAEDAWQDVANYGTSETPSDLERQDSKNYNGMYVNSEENVGYVEDFENFIGTDMYGKNPQVFATEEHEEYEQLLDDFEERTFKGELSSDESGSKA; this is translated from the coding sequence ATGTTAACTCCACAACAAATAAATCAATTTAAATCGAGCTTAGAAAAACAACAGCAAGAAATTGAACAAACGATACAAACTCATGAAAATGAAGACCGTGCATCTCAACGTGATTCAGTAGGAGAATTATCTAGCTATGACAACCATCCAGGTGATATGGCAACAGAATTATACGAACGTGAGAAAGATTTCGGGCTCATCGAATTTTGGCATAAACAGCTAGAAGATACGAAACATGCCCTGCAAAAAATTAAAGCTGGAACGTACGGAATTTGCGAAGTGTCTGGTGAGGAAATTCCATTTGAAAGATTAGAAGCAATGCCAACTGCTACAACGTGTATTCAGCACACTACAAATAAATTAGATATGAAGACGCGCCCAGTTGAAGAAGAAGTGCTAAATCCTTCTTTTCACAAGCACGACGAAGATCATTCTGTAGAGTACGATGCTGAAGATGCTTGGCAAGACGTCGCAAATTACGGAACATCAGAAACACCATCCGATTTAGAAAGACAGGATTCAAAAAACTATAATGGAATGTACGTAAATAGTGAAGAAAATGTTGGGTATGTAGAGGATTTCGAAAATTTTATTGGAACTGATATGTATGGGAAAAACCCGCAAGTTTTTGCAACAGAAGAACATGAAGAATATGAACAATTGCTTGATGACTTTGAAGAACGCACCTTTAAAGGTGAATTATCTTCAGATGAGTCTGGTTCTAAAGCATAA
- a CDS encoding 1,4-dihydroxy-2-naphthoate polyprenyltransferase produces MEMNVETNSSPTAQKPSKQTGWRIWWSLLRPHTLTAAFVPVFIGTAYAMQVGGINQIHLPLFLMMLLACLLIQAATNMFNEYFDYKRGLDHEGSVGIGGAIVRDGIKPKTVLNLAFGFLGIATLLGVYICMNSSWWLAAIGLVCMAVAYLYTGGPIPIAYTPFGELTAGLFMGVIIIGISFFIQTGAVTSEVILLSIPSSILIGAILLSNNIRDLDGDKENGRKTLAILVGRERAVGVLASMFIVAYIWTIALIIVNIVSPWMLIVFLSVPKAFKATKGFIGKSIPMEMVPAMISTAKTNTIFGFLMGIGLLLGYFL; encoded by the coding sequence ATGGAAATGAACGTCGAAACGAATTCCTCTCCTACGGCGCAAAAGCCAAGTAAGCAAACAGGCTGGCGCATTTGGTGGAGTTTATTACGTCCCCATACATTAACAGCAGCTTTCGTTCCTGTTTTCATCGGAACAGCATATGCGATGCAGGTCGGAGGTATAAATCAAATACATCTCCCTCTTTTCCTTATGATGCTTCTTGCTTGTCTTCTCATTCAAGCAGCAACAAACATGTTTAATGAATACTTTGATTATAAAAGAGGACTCGATCATGAAGGTTCAGTTGGAATCGGTGGTGCTATCGTCCGCGATGGTATTAAACCAAAAACTGTGCTTAACTTAGCATTCGGATTTTTAGGCATCGCAACGCTATTAGGTGTTTATATTTGTATGAACTCTAGCTGGTGGCTTGCTGCAATCGGTCTTGTTTGTATGGCCGTTGCTTACCTTTACACTGGTGGCCCCATTCCAATTGCGTACACACCATTTGGGGAGCTAACAGCAGGATTATTTATGGGTGTCATTATTATTGGTATTTCATTCTTTATCCAAACAGGGGCAGTAACATCAGAAGTGATTTTATTATCTATTCCAAGCTCCATTTTAATTGGTGCAATTTTACTATCTAACAATATTCGTGATTTAGATGGTGATAAAGAAAATGGTCGTAAAACGTTAGCAATTCTCGTTGGACGCGAAAGAGCCGTTGGTGTACTTGCTTCTATGTTTATCGTTGCCTACATTTGGACAATCGCTTTAATCATCGTTAACATCGTATCACCATGGATGCTTATCGTATTCTTAAGTGTACCGAAAGCATTTAAAGCGACGAAAGGCTTTATCGGCAAAAGCATTCCAATGGAAATGGTACCTGCGATGATTTCCACAGCAAAAACAAATACAATTTTCGGTTTCCTAATGGGAATCGGATTATTGCTTGGATACTTCCTATAA
- a CDS encoding isochorismate synthase has protein sequence MIQTKQKGLQEVLVTAIKRATDEKTLVSFVKQIDWVDPLLFYAAGKRIAFENRCYFADPAQHVIFAGIGSVFTIANSAHKRFQTARDEWDKVKEKAFVQREGYEFGTGPLLFGGFSFDQEKEKTNLWKEFDDTTFSLPAFLLTVKNEKAWLTINKFVSAEECAETLYNEIISVEERILQESKCALEGSKLTVTSKVEVDPNGWMNAIGKVQDEMKQGNVQKVVLARELKLTMDQHIDSVLVLEALRIGQPDCYVFSFDYKGACFLGATPERLIRKEGEKFTSMCLAGSIGHGNSIEESKQNGETLLHDEKNLAEHGYVVNMIRGVLSEHCESVNIPESPGLLTTKNLIHLYTPVEAKGDASLLTMVEELHPTPALGGTPRHEALKLIRDVELLDRGLYGAPIGFIDDEGNGEFAVALRCGLLNGEKASLFAGCGIVIDSVAQLEYEETSLKFRPMLGALEELMK, from the coding sequence GTGATTCAAACGAAACAAAAAGGCTTACAAGAAGTTCTTGTTACAGCTATTAAGCGTGCGACTGATGAAAAAACATTAGTTAGTTTTGTAAAACAAATAGATTGGGTGGATCCACTTCTGTTTTATGCAGCAGGAAAAAGGATCGCATTCGAAAATAGATGTTATTTTGCGGACCCAGCTCAGCATGTAATATTTGCTGGAATTGGCTCTGTTTTCACTATAGCAAATTCTGCTCACAAACGCTTTCAAACTGCTCGTGACGAGTGGGATAAAGTAAAAGAAAAAGCATTCGTACAAAGAGAAGGATACGAATTTGGAACAGGTCCTCTTTTATTTGGTGGATTTTCATTTGACCAAGAAAAAGAAAAAACGAATCTTTGGAAAGAATTTGATGATACCACATTTTCACTACCAGCATTTTTATTAACTGTAAAAAATGAAAAAGCGTGGTTAACGATTAATAAGTTCGTTTCAGCTGAAGAGTGTGCAGAAACTCTTTATAACGAAATTATTTCGGTAGAAGAGAGAATTTTACAAGAGAGTAAATGTGCACTAGAAGGATCAAAATTAACAGTTACTTCTAAAGTAGAAGTTGATCCGAATGGTTGGATGAATGCGATTGGAAAAGTGCAGGATGAAATGAAGCAAGGGAACGTGCAGAAGGTTGTATTAGCAAGGGAGCTAAAATTAACGATGGATCAGCATATTGATTCCGTTCTTGTTTTAGAAGCGCTTCGCATTGGGCAACCGGATTGTTACGTATTTTCTTTTGATTATAAAGGAGCATGCTTCTTAGGGGCGACACCTGAGCGATTGATTCGAAAAGAAGGCGAGAAGTTTACATCGATGTGCCTTGCTGGTTCAATTGGTCATGGCAATTCTATAGAAGAAAGTAAACAAAATGGTGAGACGCTTCTTCATGATGAAAAGAATTTGGCTGAACACGGTTATGTAGTTAACATGATTCGAGGTGTGCTAAGTGAGCATTGCGAATCTGTTAATATTCCGGAGAGCCCAGGCTTATTAACGACGAAAAATTTAATCCATTTATATACGCCAGTAGAAGCAAAAGGTGATGCAAGTCTTTTAACGATGGTAGAAGAATTACATCCAACACCAGCTCTTGGTGGTACACCTCGTCATGAGGCGTTGAAATTAATACGTGATGTAGAGCTTTTAGATAGAGGATTATATGGTGCACCAATTGGCTTTATAGATGATGAAGGAAATGGTGAATTTGCGGTTGCACTTCGCTGCGGATTATTAAATGGCGAGAAAGCATCCTTATTTGCCGGCTGTGGTATCGTAATTGATTCAGTAGCTCAGCTTGAATATGAAGAAACAAGTTTGAAGTTTAGACCGATGCTTGGTGCTTTGGAGGAATTAATGAAATGA
- the menD gene encoding 2-succinyl-5-enolpyruvyl-6-hydroxy-3-cyclohexene-1-carboxylic-acid synthase encodes MNNHIEALSYYLGAFVDELTRLNVCDVVISPGSRSTPIALLMEQHEGMKTYLHVDERSAGFFALGIAKAKKRPVALLCTSGTAAANYYPAVCEAFHSRLPLIVLTADRPHELRDVGAPQAMNQFNLYGTFVKQFTEMALPEASEAMYHYARMTTQRTIASACLAPQGPVHLNFPVREPLIPDFSLESLWDKGRGEYTGVVQQGNVTMPSEYVDSLVGRLSHMEKGLIICGDGSHPEITDVVMKVAEKTGYPILADPLSNLRSGNHDKTMVIDCYDTFLRNELLKETWKPDVLIRFGGMPVSKALTQFIKKQTKAVHIVVDESGQWRDPALVATEVVQASDIEFCRALLEKMLVMKKNDWFGMWKHINEKTRETLREMETYETAFEGKVITDIVRVLPEGATLFASNSMPIRDTDSFFFTSDKNIQVMANRGVNGIDGIISTALGASIICDPLVLVIGDLSFYHDLNGLLAAKLHELNITIVVVNNDGGGIFSFLPQYEKKEHFESLFGTPIGLDYEHVVKMYGGSFSRVNGWENFREEVQTGTTAKGLHVVEICTNREENLKLHRELWAKTMDVITTSLQGESK; translated from the coding sequence ATGAACAATCATATAGAAGCATTATCATATTATTTAGGCGCGTTCGTGGACGAACTGACGCGTCTAAATGTATGTGATGTTGTCATTAGTCCTGGCTCGCGGTCAACGCCGATTGCCTTACTAATGGAACAACATGAAGGAATGAAAACATATTTACATGTAGACGAAAGATCAGCAGGATTTTTTGCGCTTGGTATTGCGAAAGCAAAAAAACGTCCTGTTGCGCTATTATGTACGTCAGGAACGGCAGCAGCGAACTATTATCCAGCTGTATGTGAAGCGTTTCATTCACGATTGCCGCTTATCGTATTAACAGCGGATAGACCGCATGAATTAAGAGATGTGGGTGCACCACAGGCGATGAATCAATTTAATTTATACGGTACTTTTGTGAAGCAATTTACAGAGATGGCACTTCCTGAAGCGAGTGAAGCAATGTATCATTACGCTCGAATGACAACGCAGCGTACGATAGCAAGTGCCTGTTTAGCGCCGCAAGGACCTGTTCATCTTAATTTTCCAGTTCGCGAGCCGCTTATACCGGATTTCTCATTAGAAAGCTTATGGGATAAAGGGCGTGGTGAATATACAGGAGTAGTTCAGCAAGGGAACGTGACGATGCCGAGTGAATATGTAGATTCTCTTGTAGGGCGCCTTTCACATATGGAAAAGGGGCTTATTATTTGTGGAGACGGCAGTCATCCAGAAATCACAGACGTTGTTATGAAAGTAGCTGAGAAAACAGGGTATCCAATTTTAGCAGATCCACTTTCTAATCTCCGTAGTGGTAATCATGATAAAACGATGGTTATAGATTGTTATGATACATTTTTACGAAATGAATTGTTAAAAGAAACGTGGAAGCCGGATGTTTTAATTCGTTTCGGCGGAATGCCTGTCTCTAAAGCATTAACGCAGTTCATCAAAAAACAAACGAAAGCTGTTCATATCGTTGTTGATGAATCTGGACAATGGAGAGATCCAGCTCTAGTTGCGACAGAAGTTGTACAAGCTAGTGACATTGAATTTTGCAGAGCATTACTAGAGAAAATGCTAGTTATGAAAAAGAATGATTGGTTCGGAATGTGGAAACATATAAACGAGAAAACGAGAGAAACACTTCGTGAGATGGAAACATATGAAACGGCATTTGAAGGAAAAGTAATTACGGATATTGTACGTGTATTACCAGAAGGGGCAACGTTATTTGCGAGTAATAGTATGCCAATTCGCGATACCGATTCATTTTTCTTCACATCGGATAAAAACATTCAAGTAATGGCGAACCGCGGTGTAAATGGTATTGATGGAATCATTTCAACAGCTTTAGGAGCGAGTATTATTTGTGATCCGCTCGTATTAGTAATCGGTGATTTATCATTTTATCACGATTTAAACGGGTTATTGGCTGCAAAATTACATGAATTAAATATAACGATTGTTGTTGTGAATAATGATGGTGGAGGTATTTTCTCATTCTTACCACAATATGAGAAAAAGGAACATTTCGAATCATTATTTGGAACACCAATTGGGCTTGATTACGAGCATGTTGTCAAAATGTATGGTGGTTCATTTAGCCGTGTGAATGGATGGGAAAACTTCCGAGAAGAAGTACAAACTGGAACGACAGCGAAAGGATTACATGTTGTGGAAATTTGTACGAATCGCGAAGAAAACTTGAAATTACATCGTGAATTATGGGCGAAAACAATGGACGTTATCACTACATCTTTGCAAGGTGAATCAAAATGA